From Plasmodium yoelii strain 17X genome assembly, chromosome: 11, a single genomic window includes:
- a CDS encoding oxidoreductase, putative, which yields MEIKNKSKSFIAVVLTDPSLRRLIFFILTSLIICFLPIYKAIRYIVAKEYGGLSPFDSILYHCITNIIVIIIFYFVLLKKNIGGTTKEVIVNRLKLKGKCIIVTGGYRGIGLAAVHEFLKYECHVVLACRSISHMDFIRASLLKKYPDAKIYCVELDLGSYKSIENCANYILKTFPKIDIIVNNAGFLNRKLEYINGLESTFFINYYGHFYLINLLYNRILTSGTLIVNLSSIAHSLLKESDVDYAFIYENNNDNYSKSNLLYRKEYNFSKLCMLYYSQQLQKRFEMQKSDACSVSINPGLVKSEFFRYEQSWFKAICKNFAFPKTTLQGAQTILYVCLLDRRELAKGSYYSDCKLDYIRHYAKDMKKSEELWRISEEILANKGK from the exons atggaaataaaaaataagagCAAGTCATTTATTGCTGTTGTTCTCACTGATCCATCATTGAGAAGactgattttttttattctaacTTCGCTAATAATATG tttCCTTCCAATATATAAAGCCATAAGATATATTGTTGCTAAGGAATATGGTGGACTTTCGCCGTTTGATTCTATATTATACCACTGCATTACAAATATAATagttataattatattttatttcgttttgcttaaaaaaaatattgggGGAACTACCAAAGAAGTTATTGTAAATcgattaaaattaaaaggaaAATGTATAATAGTTACag GAGGATATAGAGGAATAGGGTTAGCTGCTGTCcatgaatttttaaaatatgaatgTCACGTTGTTTTAGCATGCAGATCAATAAGTCATATGGATTTTATTCGCGCaagtttattaaaaaaatatcctGA CGCGAAAATATATTGTGTAGAGCTTGATCTCGGATCCTATAAAAGCATAGAAAATTGTgctaattatatattaaaaacttTTCCCAAAATTGATATAATAGTTAACAATGCAG GATTTTTGAACAGAAAACTTGAATATATCAATGGACTTGAATCAACAttctttattaattattatggccatttttatttaattaatcttTTATATAATCGAATATTAACATCAGGAACATTAATTGTGAATCTTAGCAGTATAGCACACAGTCTCTTGAAGGAATCG gatGTAGATTATGCctttatttatgaaaataataacgaTAATTATAGTAAATCAAATCTTCTTTATCGAAaggaatataatttttctaaattatgTATGCTTTATTATTCGCAACAATTACAGAAAAG ATTTGAAATGCAAAAATCAGATGCATGTTCAGTATCAATAAACCCAGGTCTAGTAAAATCAGAATTCTTTAGATATGAACAAAGTTGGTTTAAAGCAATTTGTAAAAATTTTGCATTTCCAAAGACAACTTTACAAGGGGCTCAAACCATACT ttATGTATGCCTTTTGGATCGTCGTGAACTAGCCAAAGGGTCCTACTATTCTGATTGTAAATTGGATTATATTCGACACTATGCCAAGGATATGAAAAAATCAGAG GAACTATGGCGAATTTCCGAGGAAATACTTGCAAACAAGGGAAAATAG